A DNA window from Aureibaculum sp. 2308TA14-22 contains the following coding sequences:
- a CDS encoding efflux RND transporter permease subunit → MDKFFYQLYQLFQKRKALFATFFLLLLFLLGFLASKLQFEEDITKLIPNSEKSDITNKVLQNVNFADKIIVYLEAKKEANANDLTNYASEFIDSVQLQSGDYIKEIQGRIADDDIDKTLDFIYQNLPLFLDESDYQNIESRLQQDSIQQVTQSNYKTLVSPTGLIAKETILKDPLGLTFLGLKKLEQLKVEDNFEIYNGFLVSKDHKNLLLFIVPQLAANETADNTQFVEQLYGVQESLNQKYESKVASEYYGSTVIAVANANQIKSDVQITISIALTILVLILIFFYRKVLIPIILFLPTVFGALVAVSVLYLVKGQISAISLGIGSVLLGITLDYALHILTHYKNNTNEKQLYKDVAKPILMSSITTAIAFLCLLFLKSEALNDLGIFASVSVVSASVFALLLIPQLYRFKSENSKTKNTFIDKIAGYRFHHNKILIGSLILIFLISLFTYRNVIFDQDISKMNYQSKALKNTEKKLDGLMNMASKSIYVTAYGNSVNDALLSNENIYNNLNELKLSDSILSFSSVGSLVLSNELQDKKIQKWDEFWTVDRKQTVKENLIASGNMVGFKPTTFKQFYDKLESDFSTITLQDYKQLNSLFLEEFISVDNNFATVVSMVKVDDQNLDKVVNKLDNLPQTVVIDRQHMNETFLGSLKDDFNKLIGYSLLAVVLILFIFYRSIELTLITIVPIALTWIITIGVMGLFNIHFNIFNVIISTFIFGLGVDYSIFITNGLLKKHKYGINELPTYKTSILLSVITTILGVGVLIMAKHPALKSISAVSIIGILSAVLIAFTIQPLLFNFFIGWRTKKGIAPLRIRTFLHAMLLFAFYGLGGMLLSLFSITILPILPFSKKRKMKWLHNTMAKMVTATLYGNPFVKKEVVNPHDETFEKPAIIISNHSSFLDTLTIGMATPNVIYLVNDWVYKSPIFGLLAKVAGFYPVSSGVDGSLEHLEEKIRQGYCLVVFPEARRSFTNKIGRFHKGAFFLAEQLKLDILPLYLHGNAEVLPKRDFIIYDGSLTVVVGKRISYDDESFGTEGRERTKKIGAFYKQEFQKVRDSIENENYFKDILLNNYCYKGADLINIVKNDFSVNKLIYKELSDWLPAKTSIAHVADDYGQLDILLVSRFLDRKIITYNEDDEKRTIAKNCYTTMHKKVEYLDDFEQILTEKADFLIISADFSNKSQLKKIVALQINTILLIKNEHLLEEFIQKGYQVISQGESVTQLSK, encoded by the coding sequence ATGGATAAATTCTTTTATCAGCTATACCAGTTATTTCAAAAGCGGAAAGCTTTATTTGCTACCTTCTTTTTACTTTTATTGTTTTTGTTAGGGTTTTTAGCTTCTAAATTGCAATTTGAGGAAGATATTACGAAATTGATTCCTAATTCCGAGAAATCTGATATTACTAATAAGGTACTCCAAAACGTAAATTTTGCCGATAAAATAATAGTGTATTTAGAAGCAAAAAAAGAAGCTAATGCTAACGACTTAACTAATTATGCTAGTGAATTTATAGATAGCGTACAGCTACAAAGTGGCGATTATATTAAAGAAATTCAAGGAAGAATTGCTGATGATGATATCGATAAAACCTTAGATTTTATTTATCAAAACTTGCCCTTGTTTTTAGATGAATCTGATTATCAGAATATTGAAAGTCGTTTGCAACAAGATAGCATTCAGCAAGTTACCCAATCTAATTATAAAACACTGGTTTCACCAACAGGACTTATTGCCAAAGAAACCATTTTAAAAGATCCGTTAGGGCTTACTTTTTTAGGTTTAAAAAAACTAGAACAATTAAAAGTTGAAGATAATTTTGAAATCTACAATGGTTTTTTGGTCAGCAAAGACCACAAAAACCTTTTGTTATTTATTGTGCCACAATTAGCGGCCAATGAAACGGCAGATAACACCCAATTTGTTGAACAATTATATGGGGTTCAAGAAAGTCTAAATCAAAAATACGAATCAAAAGTTGCTAGTGAATATTACGGCTCTACGGTCATTGCGGTTGCCAATGCCAATCAAATTAAGAGCGACGTACAGATTACCATAAGCATAGCTTTGACTATTTTGGTGTTGATACTTATTTTCTTTTATAGAAAAGTATTGATTCCGATTATTCTTTTTCTCCCAACAGTTTTTGGTGCATTAGTAGCGGTTAGTGTATTGTATTTGGTTAAAGGTCAAATTTCTGCTATTTCCTTGGGTATCGGATCTGTTTTATTGGGTATAACTTTAGATTACGCCTTGCACATTCTAACCCATTACAAAAATAATACTAATGAAAAACAATTGTATAAAGACGTAGCCAAACCCATATTAATGAGTTCCATTACTACGGCAATTGCGTTTTTATGTTTGTTATTTTTAAAATCAGAAGCATTAAATGATTTAGGGATTTTCGCTTCGGTAAGCGTGGTTAGTGCCTCTGTTTTTGCCCTGTTGTTAATTCCGCAATTGTACCGATTTAAAAGTGAAAATTCCAAAACTAAAAATACGTTTATTGATAAAATAGCGGGTTATCGTTTTCATCATAATAAAATACTCATTGGTAGTTTAATACTTATTTTTCTAATCAGTCTTTTTACCTATCGAAATGTGATTTTTGATCAGGATATTTCTAAAATGAATTATCAATCCAAAGCCTTAAAAAATACAGAAAAAAAGTTGGATGGATTAATGAATATGGCTTCTAAATCCATTTACGTAACGGCTTATGGAAATTCGGTGAATGATGCTTTGCTTAGTAATGAAAATATTTATAACAACCTGAATGAATTAAAGCTATCTGATAGTATCTTAAGTTTTAGTTCAGTAGGCTCTTTGGTGCTTTCTAATGAACTACAAGATAAAAAAATACAAAAATGGGACGAATTTTGGACTGTCGATAGAAAACAAACTGTAAAAGAAAACCTAATTGCAAGTGGTAATATGGTTGGATTTAAACCGACGACTTTTAAACAGTTTTATGATAAGTTAGAAAGTGATTTTTCTACCATAACGCTACAAGATTATAAGCAATTAAATTCATTGTTTTTAGAGGAGTTTATTTCGGTTGATAACAATTTCGCTACCGTAGTTTCAATGGTAAAAGTAGATGATCAAAACTTAGATAAAGTAGTTAATAAGTTAGATAACTTGCCTCAAACTGTCGTTATTGACCGACAGCATATGAATGAAACTTTTTTAGGAAGTCTAAAAGATGATTTTAATAAGCTGATTGGGTACTCTTTGCTGGCGGTGGTACTTATTTTATTTATTTTTTATAGAAGCATTGAACTAACGCTTATCACAATCGTTCCAATAGCCTTAACATGGATAATTACTATTGGTGTTATGGGCTTGTTTAATATTCACTTCAATATTTTTAATGTAATTATATCCACTTTTATATTTGGGTTAGGAGTGGATTACAGCATCTTTATCACCAATGGTTTGTTGAAGAAACACAAATATGGTATCAACGAATTGCCAACGTATAAAACTTCAATTTTACTGTCGGTAATTACCACAATTTTAGGAGTTGGCGTTTTAATAATGGCAAAGCACCCAGCGTTAAAATCTATTTCTGCTGTTTCCATTATTGGTATTTTATCGGCGGTCTTAATTGCTTTTACTATTCAACCTTTGTTGTTTAATTTTTTTATTGGATGGCGGACTAAAAAAGGTATAGCTCCCTTACGGATTAGAACTTTTTTGCATGCTATGTTGCTGTTTGCTTTTTATGGTCTTGGGGGAATGCTGTTATCGCTTTTCAGCATCACTATTTTACCTATTTTACCATTTTCCAAAAAGAGAAAGATGAAGTGGTTGCACAACACCATGGCTAAAATGGTAACGGCTACTTTATATGGTAACCCCTTTGTAAAGAAAGAGGTTGTGAATCCACATGATGAAACTTTTGAAAAACCAGCAATTATCATTTCCAACCATTCTTCATTTTTAGATACACTGACTATCGGAATGGCAACTCCTAACGTGATTTATTTGGTGAATGATTGGGTGTATAAATCGCCTATTTTTGGTTTATTAGCCAAAGTAGCAGGATTCTATCCTGTTTCTAGTGGTGTTGACGGTAGTTTAGAGCATTTGGAAGAGAAAATTCGACAAGGCTATTGCTTGGTTGTTTTTCCAGAAGCCAGAAGATCGTTTACCAATAAAATTGGTCGCTTCCATAAAGGAGCATTCTTTTTGGCCGAACAATTAAAGTTGGATATTTTGCCTTTGTATTTGCACGGCAATGCCGAAGTATTGCCCAAACGCGATTTTATTATTTATGATGGTAGCTTAACCGTAGTGGTCGGTAAACGGATTTCTTACGATGATGAATCTTTTGGTACTGAGGGTCGAGAACGTACCAAAAAAATAGGAGCATTTTACAAACAGGAATTCCAAAAAGTTAGGGACTCTATTGAAAATGAAAACTATTTCAAGGATATTTTACTAAATAATTATTGTTATAAAGGTGCGGACCTTATTAATATTGTAAAGAATGATTTTTCTGTTAACAAATTGATTTATAAAGAGCTATCCGATTGGTTACCTGCCAAAACTAGCATTGCACATGTTGCAGACGATTATGGACAGCTTGATATTTTATTAGTTTCACGATTTTTAGACAGAAAAATCATAACTTATAATGAAGATGATGAGAAAAGGACAATAGCAAAAAACTGTTATACCACAATGCACAAAAAAGTGGAATATTTGGACGATTTTGAGCAAATTTTGACCGAAAAAGCCGATTTTTTGATTATTTCAGCCGATTTTAGCAATAAATCACAACTTAAAAAAATCGTAGCTTTACAGATAAATACTATTCTTTTGATTAAAAATGAACATCTACTGGAAGAGTTTATCCAAAAAGGTTATCAAGTAATAAGTCAAGGAGAATCCGTTACCCAATTATCAAAATGA
- a CDS encoding DUF2062 domain-containing protein → MQSTEEITQKIADFNCCILIPTYNNQATLDRVIQGVLFYTKKIIIVNDGSTDCTKHILSKYPKLTQIHIEKNKGKGNALQLGLQKAEELGFDYAISIDSDGQHYPDDIPLFINELQASESKNILLIGARNLNAQGMPRKNSFANKFSNFWYWAETGFTLQDTQSGFRLYPVKEINRIKFLSTKFEFEVEVIVKASWNGIEVKNIPIRVLYDPDERVSHYRPFIDFVRISAMNTWLFIIAIVYIKPRDFYRKFKEKGFKKFFKEDLIGSADSDIKKSMSIALGTFIGISPFWGFHSILAIVLAAVFKLNKVISFAFSNISFPIFIPFILYGSLKMGGFILGRTSLEFNQIDENFKIGVYLVQYIVGSFALALVMAVLFGFIGFIYLQLFSNKRKLVDHG, encoded by the coding sequence GTGCAAAGTACTGAAGAAATAACACAAAAAATTGCTGATTTTAATTGTTGTATTCTTATTCCAACTTACAACAACCAAGCTACGCTTGACCGTGTAATTCAAGGTGTTTTATTTTATACCAAAAAAATTATCATTGTCAATGATGGGTCAACGGATTGTACCAAACACATTTTATCTAAATATCCAAAATTAACCCAAATACATATAGAAAAGAATAAAGGAAAAGGCAATGCCTTACAATTAGGACTTCAAAAAGCGGAAGAATTGGGTTTTGATTATGCCATTTCTATTGATTCAGACGGACAGCATTATCCTGATGATATTCCACTCTTTATTAATGAATTACAAGCTTCTGAGTCGAAAAACATATTATTAATTGGGGCAAGAAACTTAAATGCACAAGGTATGCCCCGAAAAAATAGCTTTGCCAATAAATTTTCCAATTTTTGGTATTGGGCAGAAACAGGATTTACCCTTCAGGATACCCAATCAGGTTTTCGATTATATCCTGTAAAAGAAATAAACAGAATAAAGTTTCTAAGCACCAAGTTTGAATTTGAAGTAGAGGTTATTGTCAAAGCCTCATGGAACGGTATTGAGGTTAAAAATATTCCCATCCGCGTACTGTACGATCCTGATGAACGTGTTTCGCATTACAGACCGTTTATCGATTTTGTCCGTATTAGTGCCATGAATACTTGGCTTTTTATTATTGCCATAGTTTATATAAAGCCACGTGATTTTTATAGAAAATTTAAAGAAAAAGGGTTTAAAAAGTTTTTTAAAGAAGATTTAATAGGTAGTGCTGACTCCGATATAAAAAAATCCATGTCCATTGCTTTAGGTACGTTTATAGGGATCTCGCCCTTTTGGGGTTTTCATTCCATTTTGGCTATAGTGTTGGCGGCTGTTTTTAAACTGAACAAAGTAATTAGTTTTGCTTTTTCCAATATCAGCTTTCCAATTTTTATTCCTTTTATTCTTTACGGAAGTTTAAAAATGGGTGGATTTATTTTGGGAAGAACCAGTCTGGAATTCAACCAAATTGATGAAAACTTTAAAATTGGCGTTTACCTTGTCCAGTACATCGTTGGCAGTTTTGCTTTGGCGTTGGTAATGGCTGTACTTTTCGGATTCATAGGTTTTATTTACTTGCAACTATTTAGTAACAAAAGAAAGTTGGTAGATCATGGATAA
- a CDS encoding phytoene desaturase family protein: MKEKYDVVIIGSGLGGLVSANILAREGLSVCVLEKNNQYGGNLQIFSRDKSVFDTGVHYIGGLDKGQNLYRYFNYLGIMDDLKLKKMDENQYDVITFDNDTIEYPHAQGYDNFATLLTKKFPDEAEAIQKYCDKIRETCNSFPLYNIEIGDTYYSNTALLSLKISDFLDSITENEKLKSVLVGSNFLYAGDKDKTPFYVHALSVNSYIQSSYRCINGGSQIAKLLIRKLKEFGGEAYKRSEVTSFGFEDEKLVSVITKEGNEIRGDLFISNIEPKHTIKMLGDNRLRKSYTNRISNIESVISAFSVYIVFKPKTFKYINYNYYHFKDYKKVWTAADYDEKSWPEGYMVSMSTKQNQDEWAENMTAITYMNYDEVEQWDTTFNTVAEKGERGQTYEGFKADKIELMLVELEKKFPNIRDCIQSIYASTPLSYRDYIGVNRGSMYGYVKDANNPMKSFLSPKTRLKNLFLTGQSLNMHGILGVTISAVLTCSEIVGREYLIDKIVKANEN, encoded by the coding sequence ATGAAGGAAAAATACGATGTTGTAATTATTGGAAGTGGTTTGGGCGGATTGGTTTCGGCTAACATTTTGGCTCGTGAAGGGTTAAGTGTTTGTGTGTTGGAAAAAAACAATCAATACGGCGGAAATTTACAGATTTTTTCTAGAGATAAAAGTGTTTTTGATACGGGCGTACATTATATCGGTGGATTGGACAAAGGTCAAAACCTATATCGCTATTTCAATTATTTAGGAATCATGGATGACCTAAAATTGAAAAAAATGGACGAAAATCAATACGATGTCATCACATTTGATAATGACACTATTGAATATCCTCATGCACAAGGTTATGATAATTTTGCAACCTTATTGACTAAAAAGTTTCCTGATGAAGCCGAAGCTATTCAAAAATATTGTGATAAAATCAGAGAAACCTGCAATAGCTTTCCCTTATATAATATTGAAATCGGAGACACATATTATAGCAACACCGCTTTGTTAAGCCTAAAAATAAGCGATTTTTTAGATAGTATTACTGAAAATGAAAAACTAAAATCGGTTTTGGTAGGTTCTAATTTCTTATATGCTGGTGATAAAGACAAAACACCTTTTTACGTCCACGCCTTGTCGGTAAATTCTTATATACAAAGCTCTTATCGTTGTATTAACGGCGGAAGTCAGATTGCAAAATTACTAATCAGAAAATTGAAGGAATTTGGAGGTGAAGCTTATAAGCGTAGTGAAGTTACTTCGTTTGGCTTTGAAGATGAAAAACTGGTTTCAGTTATTACCAAAGAAGGAAATGAGATTAGGGGTGATTTGTTTATTTCCAATATCGAACCTAAACATACTATTAAGATGTTGGGTGACAACAGGCTTCGTAAGTCCTATACTAATCGTATTTCAAATATAGAAAGTGTAATTTCTGCCTTTAGTGTGTATATTGTTTTTAAGCCAAAAACATTCAAATACATTAATTATAATTATTATCATTTTAAAGATTATAAAAAAGTATGGACGGCTGCAGATTATGACGAAAAAAGCTGGCCAGAAGGCTATATGGTGTCAATGAGTACAAAACAAAACCAAGATGAATGGGCAGAAAATATGACCGCCATTACCTATATGAATTACGACGAAGTTGAGCAATGGGATACTACGTTTAATACGGTAGCAGAAAAAGGGGAGCGGGGTCAAACATACGAAGGATTCAAAGCTGATAAAATTGAATTGATGTTGGTAGAATTGGAAAAAAAATTCCCAAACATTAGAGATTGTATTCAATCTATTTATGCGTCAACACCATTGTCTTATCGAGATTATATTGGTGTCAATAGAGGTTCTATGTATGGTTATGTAAAAGATGCCAATAATCCTATGAAATCATTTTTATCACCAAAAACACGATTAAAAAATCTATTTTTAACAGGACAAAGTCTAAACATGCATGGTATTTTAGGCGTAACCATCAGTGCGGTATTAACCTGCTCTGAAATTGTAGGAAGAGAATATTTGATAGATAAGATTGTCAAGGCAAACGAAAATTGA
- a CDS encoding C45 family peptidase, with translation MDGGVNLKHQLLTLIGLLLLLTSCGVKKSLNHQPKLEGYTNTIPKRIQLNDSTFTVGKNQLRKNQHGLWELYIKGDPLERGLVNGSLTKELLQRQENIFFSKITEIVPSEFKQTLLRKFLAWYNRKLFLHIDDEYKTEIYGVSRFAGDDYDYVADDYLRSLYLHGAHDIGHALKDLMLVGCSSFAVWDDKSSDGGLLIARNFDFYAGDDFAKEKIVAFVAPDKGHKFMSVTWGGMIGVVSGMNDQGLTVTINAGKSDIPWVAKTPISLLTREILQYASNIEEAIAIAKKREVFVSEAILVGSAKDKKAVTIEVSPNNFGVYRVENSSQLVCSNHFQSEAYADDKNNILHKAESHSAYRYERMEELLTENEKIDPKKAVTILRNTKGLEDKNIGYGNEKALNQLLAHHGIVFQPEKLKVWVSTNPYQLGEFVSYDLNTVFQKFENANETISEEQLTIPQDNFVQTQAYKNYERYRVLRRELLAIIDAEGKASPELLDELKTTNPDYWEGYYLIGKYYYEKGYDASAFKEFKMALTKEITTVPDRERIEKHIKKIERD, from the coding sequence ATGGACGGAGGGGTCAACTTAAAACACCAACTACTAACGCTAATAGGGTTACTGCTCCTATTAACCTCCTGCGGCGTAAAAAAATCGCTCAATCACCAACCTAAACTAGAAGGGTACACAAATACAATTCCCAAAAGGATACAACTTAACGATTCTACTTTTACAGTAGGTAAAAACCAATTGCGTAAAAACCAACACGGACTCTGGGAATTGTATATAAAAGGAGATCCACTAGAACGTGGTTTGGTTAATGGCAGTCTTACCAAAGAATTACTACAACGGCAAGAAAATATATTTTTCTCAAAAATTACTGAGATAGTTCCTTCTGAGTTTAAACAAACACTATTGCGAAAATTTTTGGCTTGGTATAACCGTAAGCTCTTTTTACATATTGATGATGAATACAAAACAGAAATCTATGGCGTATCTCGTTTTGCAGGAGACGATTACGACTATGTAGCTGATGATTATTTACGGAGCTTGTATTTGCACGGTGCACATGATATAGGTCACGCTCTAAAAGATTTAATGCTGGTGGGCTGTTCTTCTTTTGCCGTTTGGGATGATAAGTCATCAGACGGTGGACTATTAATTGCACGTAATTTCGATTTTTATGCAGGGGACGACTTTGCCAAAGAAAAAATTGTGGCATTTGTAGCTCCTGATAAAGGGCACAAATTTATGTCTGTGACCTGGGGCGGAATGATTGGTGTGGTATCTGGTATGAACGATCAAGGCCTTACGGTTACCATTAATGCCGGGAAATCGGACATTCCATGGGTGGCAAAAACGCCCATATCCTTATTGACGCGAGAAATTTTACAATACGCTTCCAATATTGAAGAGGCCATTGCCATTGCCAAAAAACGAGAAGTATTCGTTTCAGAAGCCATATTAGTTGGAAGTGCTAAAGATAAAAAAGCAGTTACCATTGAAGTTTCGCCCAATAATTTTGGGGTGTATAGAGTGGAGAATTCCAGCCAACTGGTTTGTTCCAATCATTTTCAGAGCGAAGCGTATGCTGATGATAAAAATAATATCCTACATAAAGCCGAAAGCCATTCCGCATACCGTTACGAGCGTATGGAAGAACTGCTCACTGAAAACGAAAAAATTGACCCCAAAAAAGCAGTTACCATATTAAGAAACACAAAAGGGCTAGAAGATAAAAACATTGGCTATGGCAACGAAAAAGCATTAAACCAATTGTTGGCACATCACGGAATTGTATTTCAACCCGAAAAACTAAAAGTATGGGTTTCTACAAACCCGTATCAATTGGGTGAATTTGTGAGTTATGATTTAAATACTGTATTTCAAAAGTTTGAAAATGCTAACGAAACTATTTCTGAAGAACAATTAACCATACCTCAAGATAATTTTGTACAAACCCAAGCCTATAAAAATTACGAACGCTATCGCGTATTACGACGTGAATTGTTGGCAATTATAGATGCCGAAGGCAAAGCAAGTCCTGAATTGTTAGATGAATTAAAAACCACAAACCCTGACTATTGGGAGGGCTACTATTTGATTGGAAAATATTACTATGAAAAAGGTTATGATGCTAGTGCCTTTAAAGAATTTAAAATGGCATTAACCAAAGAAATTACTACGGTACCGGATAGGGAGCGGATTGAAAAACACATCAAGAAAATTGAAAGGGATTAA